A genomic stretch from Desulfotignum balticum DSM 7044 includes:
- a CDS encoding L,D-transpeptidase family protein, with product MKYLIWLMACLFTAGAPALAGSLPAAVIALPRGEHAILVEKQTQRFYIFRADSDSSELIRVFDTNCSTGEAFGPKQVEGDKKTPEGIYFIIDEHEDKDLTPIYGPRAFPTDYPHFLDRQQGKTGYAIWIHGTNKPLTPMDTNGCIALENKDVRRLSDYVTRYVTPVIIQKTIQYTNADVLAAWKTGVIRFVDKWVQTHMTGTAGDYMTLHVPGADPDRFDWDAWEQQRQRAAVSENPLQIQTSRMGIYRLKDTLVVAMDFTLIRGQKHLTLGRRKLFLQGNMPESLWIAADEFQDSDRVQPSLAILAAGAGRLLESK from the coding sequence ATGAAATATTTGATCTGGTTGATGGCCTGTCTGTTCACAGCAGGTGCGCCTGCGCTGGCCGGATCCCTGCCGGCCGCAGTGATCGCACTGCCCCGGGGGGAGCATGCCATTCTGGTGGAAAAACAGACCCAGCGGTTTTATATCTTTCGGGCGGATTCTGATTCTTCAGAATTGATCCGGGTGTTTGACACGAATTGCTCTACGGGAGAAGCGTTCGGTCCCAAACAGGTGGAAGGGGATAAAAAAACCCCGGAAGGGATTTATTTTATCATCGATGAGCATGAAGACAAGGATTTGACCCCGATTTACGGCCCCCGGGCGTTTCCCACGGATTATCCCCATTTTCTGGACCGGCAGCAGGGAAAAACCGGGTACGCCATTTGGATTCACGGCACCAACAAGCCGTTGACGCCCATGGATACGAACGGATGTATCGCCCTGGAAAACAAGGATGTGCGCCGTTTGTCCGATTATGTCACAAGGTATGTCACCCCCGTGATCATCCAGAAGACGATTCAGTATACCAATGCTGACGTACTGGCTGCATGGAAAACAGGGGTGATCCGGTTTGTGGACAAGTGGGTCCAAACCCATATGACCGGAACCGCCGGGGATTACATGACATTGCATGTACCGGGCGCGGATCCGGACCGGTTTGACTGGGATGCCTGGGAACAACAAAGGCAACGGGCTGCCGTGTCTGAAAACCCATTGCAGATTCAGACATCGCGGATGGGCATTTACCGGCTCAAGGATACCCTGGTGGTGGCCATGGACTTTACATTGATCCGGGGGCAAAAACATCTGACGCTGGGTCGGCGCAAATTGTTTTTACAGGGAAATATGCCGGAATCACTCTGGATTGCGGCCGATGAATTCCAGGATTCAGATCGTGTTCAGCCGTCTCTGGCAATTCTGGCAGCCGGTGCCGGCCGTCTGCTGGAATCAAAATAA
- the ruvB gene encoding Holliday junction branch migration DNA helicase RuvB — MTDDILSYQSDVKGVVTAQPTPEDRTPDIVSLRPERFEDYVGQNATVETLKIAIQAAKLRNEPLDHILLHGPPGLGKTTICHIIANEMGKDLTITSGPTLEKGGDLMGILTHLADGEFLFIDEIHRIPKVVEEFLYPAMEDFAVDFVFDKGIHARSHRYRLRRFVLVGATTRVGLLSSPLRDRFGLFRTLDFYTPEELVVIIHRSARLLETQITKDGALSLAKRSRGTPRIANRLLKRVRDFAQVRSDGRVTRETVQAALALEGIDHLGLTRLDRSYLETIIDFYHGGPVGIEAIAATLQEETDTLVDVVEPFLLKIGLVLRTSSGRKASNPAYQHLNKVPEETSR, encoded by the coding sequence ATGACCGATGATATATTGTCCTATCAATCGGATGTCAAAGGGGTGGTCACTGCCCAGCCGACCCCGGAGGACCGGACCCCGGATATCGTGTCTTTGCGGCCCGAGCGGTTTGAGGATTATGTGGGTCAGAATGCCACCGTGGAGACGTTGAAAATTGCCATTCAGGCGGCCAAACTCAGAAACGAACCTTTGGATCACATTCTGCTGCACGGTCCGCCCGGACTGGGTAAAACCACCATCTGCCATATCATTGCCAATGAAATGGGAAAAGATCTCACCATTACGTCCGGCCCCACCCTGGAAAAAGGCGGAGACCTCATGGGCATTTTAACCCATCTGGCGGATGGGGAGTTTTTGTTCATCGATGAAATTCACCGGATCCCCAAAGTGGTGGAGGAATTTCTTTATCCGGCCATGGAAGATTTTGCTGTGGATTTCGTGTTTGACAAGGGAATTCATGCCAGAAGCCACCGGTACCGGCTGCGGCGGTTCGTGCTGGTGGGGGCCACCACCCGGGTGGGACTGCTTTCCTCACCGTTGCGGGACCGGTTCGGTCTGTTCCGGACCCTGGATTTTTATACACCCGAGGAACTGGTGGTCATTATCCATCGGTCGGCCCGGCTTCTGGAGACTCAGATCACGAAAGACGGGGCATTGTCTCTGGCAAAACGGTCCCGGGGAACCCCGCGGATCGCCAACCGGCTTCTCAAACGGGTGCGGGACTTTGCCCAGGTCCGGTCCGACGGCCGGGTGACCCGGGAAACCGTCCAGGCGGCCCTGGCACTGGAAGGGATCGACCATCTGGGCCTGACCCGGCTGGACCGCAGCTATCTTGAGACCATCATCGATTTTTATCACGGAGGCCCCGTGGGCATTGAAGCCATTGCCGCCACCCTGCAGGAAGAGACTGATACCCTGGTGGATGTGGTGGAACCTTTTTTGTTGAAAATCGGCCTGGTGTTGCGGACTTCCAGCGGCCGGAAAGCATCAAACCCGGCATATCAACATCTCAATAAAGTCCCTGAAGAGACATCAAGGTAA
- the ruvA gene encoding Holliday junction branch migration protein RuvA: MIGYLEGQVLDGDSDAILLLAGQVGYEILVSPFTRAQVMAQSKETQVQLHIYYHVTERQPKPVLIGFLEKKDKAFFQLFISVSAIGPMKAVKAMVRPVGEIAAAIEDKQVSLLAKLPGIGPRTAEKVIATLHGKTREFAERAPARAPLSPVSPSPDNPEMVAMVTGVLVNQLGHSSGSAQRMIRAALEKNPGIHTPEALLDAIYQEGA, translated from the coding sequence ATGATCGGATATCTTGAAGGACAGGTTTTGGACGGTGACTCTGATGCCATTTTGTTGCTGGCAGGGCAGGTGGGGTATGAAATTCTGGTCAGCCCGTTCACCCGGGCCCAGGTGATGGCGCAATCCAAAGAAACTCAGGTTCAGCTGCATATTTATTATCATGTGACCGAACGCCAGCCCAAACCGGTTTTGATCGGATTTCTGGAAAAAAAGGACAAGGCGTTTTTTCAATTGTTTATTTCCGTTTCCGCCATCGGCCCCATGAAAGCGGTCAAGGCCATGGTCCGCCCCGTGGGAGAAATTGCCGCCGCCATCGAGGACAAACAGGTATCTTTGCTGGCGAAACTGCCCGGCATCGGGCCCCGGACAGCGGAAAAAGTGATTGCCACCCTGCACGGCAAAACCCGGGAATTTGCCGAAAGAGCCCCGGCCCGGGCACCTTTGTCACCGGTATCACCTTCCCCGGACAATCCGGAAATGGTGGCAATGGTGACCGGGGTTCTGGTGAACCAGTTGGGACATTCTTCCGGTTCGGCCCAGCGCATGATCCGGGCCGCACTTGAAAAAAATCCCGGTATCCATACCCCGGAAGCGCTGCTGGATGCTATTTACCAGGAAGGAGCCTGA
- a CDS encoding crossover junction endodeoxyribonuclease RuvC, with protein sequence MTHKPIKVVGIDPGLAGTGIAVVEGDARAVNRYSFGCVSTASTDSLPFRLDTIYTRISQFLSDQVPDLVVIEDIYSLDKYPGSGILLGKVSGVLLVAAFRAGVRVEEIAVREAKKIICGNGNADKFQMERSVRHFLNHPETIRPFHASDALGLAITGYFRYRKNDHDRIS encoded by the coding sequence GTGACACATAAGCCGATCAAAGTGGTGGGCATCGATCCCGGACTGGCCGGTACGGGCATCGCAGTGGTGGAAGGCGATGCCCGGGCCGTGAACCGGTATTCCTTTGGATGCGTGTCCACGGCATCGACGGATTCCCTTCCTTTCCGGCTGGACACCATCTATACCCGCATCAGTCAGTTTCTATCGGACCAGGTCCCGGATCTGGTGGTGATCGAGGATATCTATTCGCTGGATAAATACCCGGGGTCCGGAATTTTGCTGGGCAAGGTTTCCGGGGTGCTGCTGGTGGCGGCGTTCCGGGCCGGAGTTCGGGTGGAGGAAATCGCCGTGCGGGAAGCCAAAAAAATTATCTGCGGCAACGGCAATGCCGATAAATTTCAGATGGAGCGGTCCGTGCGCCATTTTTTAAATCATCCGGAAACCATTCGGCCGTTCCATGCGTCCGATGCACTGGGTCTGGCGATCACCGGATATTTCCGGTACAGGAAAAACGATCATGATCGGATATCTTGA
- the ybgF gene encoding tol-pal system protein YbgF — protein MKNIVLTICVMLWVPVLSGCVSPDQYQILENRVNALEMENTRLRQFQNQVADLSSAIEDLEKKVQATGQGSREDIADINQELQQMHKKYAQLQGMMEETAYRLGGTDLGIQTDSTQILDRMDRAISRNHTRITRLETYMGFEPTVPGTNGTDSSDDAASPDVGADDGQAKAEMPVSDRSAYEQAKKTFDAGDMEAARIQFENFINTFPESSYAGNARFWIADSYYVEKWYEKAILEYQKVLEQYPDSNKTAAARLKQGYAFAELGENANARLILNELIARYPDSREAEFAKTKLKTLQ, from the coding sequence ATGAAAAACATTGTTTTAACAATCTGCGTCATGCTGTGGGTGCCGGTGCTGTCCGGATGTGTGTCGCCGGATCAATACCAGATTTTGGAAAATCGCGTCAATGCCCTGGAAATGGAAAATACCCGGCTGCGTCAATTCCAGAACCAGGTTGCAGATTTGTCATCCGCCATTGAAGATCTGGAAAAAAAAGTGCAGGCCACGGGTCAGGGATCCCGGGAAGATATTGCGGACATCAATCAGGAACTGCAACAGATGCATAAAAAATATGCGCAGCTCCAGGGCATGATGGAGGAGACCGCCTATCGACTGGGTGGCACGGACCTGGGCATTCAGACAGATTCCACACAAATCCTGGACCGGATGGACCGGGCCATATCCCGCAATCATACCCGGATCACCCGACTGGAAACTTACATGGGATTTGAACCCACCGTGCCCGGGACAAATGGGACAGATTCGTCTGATGATGCCGCGTCACCCGATGTCGGGGCTGATGACGGGCAGGCAAAAGCTGAAATGCCCGTGTCCGACCGATCCGCGTATGAGCAGGCCAAAAAAACCTTTGATGCCGGAGACATGGAGGCTGCCCGGATTCAGTTTGAAAATTTCATCAACACCTTTCCGGAATCTTCGTATGCCGGCAATGCCCGGTTCTGGATTGCAGACAGTTATTATGTGGAAAAATGGTATGAAAAAGCCATTCTGGAATATCAGAAAGTGCTGGAACAATACCCGGATTCCAACAAAACAGCGGCTGCCCGCCTCAAACAGGGATATGCCTTTGCCGAGCTGGGAGAAAATGCCAATGCCCGGTTGATTTTAAATGAACTGATTGCCCGGTATCCGGACTCCAGGGAAGCGGAGTTTGCAAAAACAAAACTGAAAACACTTCAGTGA
- the pal gene encoding peptidoglycan-associated lipoprotein Pal, whose product MNKKLGLHVLMAILVAGLFLTASCAKKTVVSDSTAIEDQTQASAEAAAAEAARIAEQERIRQQELAEEADRKAAMEQARAEAAQTRFLHQHIHFEYDSAQLTDTARALLREKADWLKANPGHSIVIEGHCDERGTTEYNLALGERRAGAVKQYLQDLGIGSFRMTTVSYGEERPLDPGQNEAAYSKNRRAQFVLK is encoded by the coding sequence ATGAACAAAAAACTGGGATTACATGTATTAATGGCAATTCTTGTGGCCGGACTTTTTTTGACGGCATCCTGTGCCAAGAAAACAGTGGTGTCCGACTCCACGGCCATTGAAGATCAGACACAGGCATCAGCGGAAGCGGCAGCTGCGGAAGCGGCCAGAATAGCGGAGCAGGAACGGATCCGCCAGCAGGAACTGGCCGAGGAAGCGGATAGAAAAGCAGCCATGGAACAGGCCCGGGCCGAGGCCGCCCAGACCCGTTTCCTGCATCAGCATATCCACTTTGAATATGACAGTGCCCAGCTGACGGACACGGCAAGGGCCCTGCTTCGGGAAAAAGCGGACTGGCTCAAGGCCAATCCGGGCCACAGCATTGTCATTGAAGGACATTGTGATGAAAGGGGAACCACGGAATACAACCTGGCTTTGGGGGAACGGCGTGCCGGTGCGGTCAAACAGTATCTGCAGGATCTGGGTATTGGATCATTCCGGATGACCACGGTCAGCTACGGGGAAGAAAGACCTCTGGATCCGGGCCAGAATGAAGCGGCATACAGTAAAAACCGCCGGGCACAGTTTGTCTTGAAATAA
- the tolB gene encoding Tol-Pal system beta propeller repeat protein TolB codes for MTRRFVVSAIMLLLMGLLMAPDRLTAAPYDTIQVSNPFLNKTPIALPAFMALTGSPAETRIGAEALETLENGLTFTGFLKQVNPAAFLADPSKTGIQMSQIKFSDWTGIGAELLITGGIEEKDGRVKLELRLFDTFNHQLLKGKVYTGPPDQIRRMIHLFCAEVSHALTGKWGVFASKLTFVSTVDGNKEIFVSDFDGHNPVRITRHKSISLSPAWSSDGQWLAYVSYAGGKPDIYIRHLEQKRGTVIKRDGMNITPAWMPGQDKLAAALSFSGNQEIYLLTRQGEMIKKITSSWGINVSPQFSPDGGKLAFVSNRSGTPQIYIKDLSSGEVDRVTFQGRYNTSPAWSPDGKKIAYVGIEKNRIDIYMVQLDKGPGMPVQLTRNQGDNEDPSWSPDGNLIVFTSTRDGRGGAVFVMTAAGTDQRRLMNMPGHQTQPRWSKPMTYKE; via the coding sequence ATGACCAGGCGATTTGTAGTGTCCGCCATCATGCTTTTGCTGATGGGTTTATTGATGGCGCCGGACCGGTTGACGGCAGCCCCGTATGATACCATTCAGGTGAGTAATCCTTTTTTAAATAAAACCCCGATCGCTTTGCCCGCATTCATGGCATTGACCGGCAGCCCGGCGGAAACCCGGATCGGTGCAGAAGCGCTTGAAACGCTTGAAAACGGACTGACGTTCACCGGATTTTTGAAACAGGTCAATCCGGCAGCGTTTCTGGCGGATCCGTCAAAAACCGGTATTCAGATGTCACAGATCAAATTTTCAGACTGGACCGGCATCGGTGCGGAACTGCTGATCACGGGCGGTATTGAGGAAAAAGACGGCCGGGTGAAACTGGAACTGCGGCTGTTTGACACATTCAATCATCAGCTGTTGAAAGGCAAAGTCTACACCGGGCCTCCGGATCAGATCCGGCGCATGATACATCTGTTCTGCGCAGAAGTGTCCCATGCGCTGACCGGCAAATGGGGGGTATTTGCCAGCAAACTGACCTTTGTTTCCACGGTGGATGGAAACAAGGAAATTTTTGTGAGTGATTTTGACGGGCACAATCCCGTCCGGATCACCCGTCACAAAAGCATCAGTCTGTCTCCGGCCTGGTCTTCGGACGGACAATGGCTGGCGTATGTGTCCTATGCCGGGGGCAAGCCCGATATCTATATCCGGCATCTGGAACAGAAACGGGGCACGGTGATCAAACGCGACGGCATGAACATCACCCCGGCCTGGATGCCGGGACAGGACAAATTGGCTGCGGCGTTGAGCTTTTCCGGAAATCAGGAAATATATCTGTTGACCCGGCAGGGAGAAATGATTAAAAAGATAACCAGCAGCTGGGGAATCAATGTGTCGCCGCAGTTTTCACCGGATGGCGGTAAACTGGCGTTTGTTTCCAACCGGTCCGGTACCCCTCAGATTTACATCAAGGATCTATCCTCCGGGGAGGTTGACCGGGTGACGTTTCAGGGAAGATACAACACGTCTCCGGCCTGGTCCCCGGATGGAAAAAAAATCGCTTATGTGGGGATCGAGAAGAACCGGATCGATATTTATATGGTCCAGCTGGATAAAGGGCCCGGCATGCCCGTGCAGCTGACCCGAAACCAGGGGGACAATGAGGATCCGTCCTGGTCTCCGGACGGGAACCTGATCGTTTTTACATCTACCCGTGACGGCCGGGGAGGCGCCGTGTTTGTGATGACGGCAGCCGGAACCGATCAGCGCCGGCTGATGAATATGCCGGGGCACCAGACTCAGCCCCGCTGGTCGAAACCCATGACATACAAAGAATAA
- a CDS encoding energy transducer TonB, which yields MMALFFPIRDIRPRGFDTDGIRSRRLAVYLGISMGVHVLFFLVSIWLVEFRMPYKTPEVVQVDLVSFAPGEPGGPAAPKNVSGPVSLPDASLDNAPEPAVSESTDPPVENVPEPEPVAVLKPDLSLKSKPENLKELMAKKPEPAPKPEPEPKPESKPESKPVEPAPENKPENPPEKKEPNSQQQLAQAMERLASTVKEQDKSVNGTGTGPVSGSGTGGGTGRKGGTPLDFYKLVLQSTIQQNWVFNEMLAGLDQNMEVRILIKILKNGEIRDIIYETRSGNPYLDQSAKRAIQRANPLPALPPGMASYDVVVIFTPKGLK from the coding sequence ATGATGGCACTTTTTTTCCCGATCAGAGATATCAGACCCCGGGGCTTTGACACAGACGGGATCCGTTCCCGGCGTCTGGCCGTGTACTTAGGGATTTCCATGGGTGTCCATGTGCTTTTTTTCCTGGTCAGCATCTGGCTGGTTGAATTCAGGATGCCTTACAAAACCCCGGAAGTGGTGCAGGTGGATCTGGTATCGTTTGCCCCGGGAGAGCCCGGCGGTCCGGCAGCCCCAAAAAATGTGTCCGGTCCTGTGTCTTTGCCGGATGCATCTTTGGACAATGCGCCGGAACCAGCGGTTTCAGAATCAACGGATCCGCCGGTTGAAAATGTGCCTGAGCCGGAACCCGTGGCCGTGCTGAAGCCGGATCTCAGCTTGAAGTCAAAACCCGAAAATCTCAAAGAGCTGATGGCAAAAAAGCCGGAACCGGCACCCAAACCCGAGCCTGAGCCAAAACCCGAGTCCAAACCAGAATCGAAGCCTGTTGAACCGGCACCTGAAAACAAGCCGGAAAACCCACCTGAAAAAAAAGAACCAAATTCACAGCAGCAACTGGCACAGGCCATGGAACGCCTTGCCAGCACAGTGAAAGAACAGGACAAGTCCGTGAATGGTACGGGCACCGGACCGGTTTCCGGTTCCGGTACGGGCGGGGGGACCGGCAGAAAAGGGGGGACTCCCCTGGATTTTTATAAACTGGTGCTGCAATCTACCATTCAGCAGAACTGGGTGTTCAATGAGATGCTGGCCGGACTGGACCAGAATATGGAGGTCCGGATATTAATAAAAATTTTGAAAAACGGGGAAATAAGAGATATTATCTATGAAACCCGGTCCGGGAATCCATACCTGGACCAGAGTGCCAAACGGGCGATTCAGCGGGCCAATCCCCTGCCGGCGTTGCCCCCGGGCATGGCATCTTATGATGTGGTGGTAATTTTTACCCCGAAAGGATTGAAATGA
- the tolR gene encoding protein TolR has product MRFESGNDALMSEINVTPFVDVMLVLLIIFMVTAPMMVQGVDVDLPTATAGPLPSDEDHLMISVDKDRTVYLNNQEVSVAFLAEKLGAILENMDSDAVYLKADKQVPYGVVVHVMSQIKKAGVKSLGMITLPDDADAS; this is encoded by the coding sequence ATGCGGTTTGAATCCGGTAATGATGCATTGATGTCTGAAATCAACGTGACGCCGTTTGTGGACGTGATGCTGGTGCTGCTGATTATTTTCATGGTGACCGCGCCCATGATGGTGCAGGGGGTGGATGTGGATCTGCCCACGGCCACTGCCGGGCCTTTGCCGTCTGATGAGGATCATCTGATGATATCCGTGGACAAAGACCGCACGGTATATCTGAACAATCAGGAAGTGTCTGTGGCGTTTCTGGCGGAAAAACTGGGAGCGATCCTGGAAAATATGGATTCCGATGCCGTGTATCTGAAAGCGGACAAACAGGTGCCGTACGGGGTGGTGGTTCATGTGATGTCCCAGATCAAAAAGGCAGGGGTCAAAAGCCTGGGCATGATTACCCTTCCGGACGATGCAGATGCATCCTGA
- the tolQ gene encoding protein TolQ, translated as MTTETIGLLYMLADAGPVVKFVMLVLLFFSIVTWAIIFIKFRYFRKAFRETADFTDIFWQCRTLADAFAKAKALRSSPAARIFIPAYMEINRSRGKASPVSLQSMGSVQRILRRSITMEIHRYRQLIPFLATVGNTAPFIGLFGTVWGIMHTFQGIGLSGSASLAVVAPGISEALIATAAGLAAAIPAVMAYNHYTDKIRVLNSELETFSSDLLNIIERDIQNQMEA; from the coding sequence ATGACGACTGAGACAATCGGACTGCTTTACATGCTTGCGGATGCCGGGCCTGTGGTAAAGTTTGTCATGCTCGTGCTCCTGTTCTTTTCCATTGTTACATGGGCCATTATTTTTATAAAATTCCGGTATTTTCGAAAAGCGTTTCGGGAAACAGCGGATTTCACCGACATATTCTGGCAGTGCCGGACCCTGGCCGATGCCTTTGCCAAAGCCAAGGCCCTGCGGTCCAGTCCGGCGGCCCGAATTTTTATTCCGGCTTACATGGAAATCAATCGATCCCGGGGAAAAGCCAGCCCGGTTTCCCTCCAGAGCATGGGCAGTGTCCAGCGGATCCTGCGACGGTCCATCACGATGGAGATTCATCGTTACCGCCAGCTGATTCCGTTTCTGGCCACCGTGGGAAACACGGCACCGTTTATCGGACTTTTCGGCACGGTGTGGGGGATTATGCATACGTTCCAGGGTATCGGTCTGAGCGGATCCGCCAGCCTGGCCGTGGTGGCGCCGGGTATTTCCGAAGCGCTGATCGCCACGGCCGCCGGCCTGGCAGCTGCCATTCCCGCCGTGATGGCGTATAATCATTACACAGATAAAATCCGGGTCTTGAATTCGGAACTGGAAACCTTTTCTTCGGATCTGTTGAATATCATTGAACGTGACATTCAAAATCAAATGGAGGCATGA
- the groL gene encoding chaperonin GroEL (60 kDa chaperone family; promotes refolding of misfolded polypeptides especially under stressful conditions; forms two stacked rings of heptamers to form a barrel-shaped 14mer; ends can be capped by GroES; misfolded proteins enter the barrel where they are refolded when GroES binds): MAKEIKYDSKAREAMLKGVKALADAVVVTLGPKGRNVVIEKSWGSPTVTKDGVTVAKEIDLEDKFENMGAQMVKEVSSKTSDMAGDGTTTATVLARAIYEEGQKLVVAGNNPMGIKRGIDKAVARITEKLEELAKPTKNQNEIAQVGTISANSDETIGNIIAEAMDKVGKEGVITVEEAKSMETTLEVVEGMQFDRGYLSPYFATDTEKMVAAMENPYVLICDKKISSMKDLLPILESIAKTGKPLVIIAEDIEGEALATLVVNKLRGTLNVAAVKAPGFGDRRKAMLEDIAILTGGQVVSEDIGIKLENVTLQDLGQAKSISIDKDNTTIVDGAGSREALEGRVKMIRAQVEETSSDYDREKLQERLAKLVGGVAVINVGAATETEMKEKKARVEDALNATRAAVEEGIVPGGGVALVRCLDALKDLDVEGEEKLGVAVVARAIEEPLRKIADNAGVEGSVVINKVKEGKGAFGYNARTDVYEDLIEAGVIDPKKVVRFALQNAASVASVMLTTEAMIAEKKEDNPAPPMPGGGMGGMGGMGGMM, translated from the coding sequence ATGGCCAAAGAAATCAAATATGATTCCAAAGCACGGGAAGCAATGCTCAAAGGGGTAAAAGCACTGGCAGATGCCGTTGTTGTCACCCTGGGACCCAAGGGCAGAAACGTCGTCATCGAAAAATCCTGGGGATCCCCCACCGTGACCAAAGATGGTGTGACCGTTGCCAAAGAGATCGATCTGGAAGACAAATTCGAGAACATGGGTGCCCAGATGGTCAAGGAAGTATCTTCCAAAACCTCTGACATGGCAGGTGACGGCACCACGACCGCCACAGTGCTGGCCCGTGCCATCTATGAAGAAGGTCAGAAACTGGTGGTGGCCGGCAACAACCCCATGGGAATCAAGCGCGGTATTGACAAGGCCGTGGCCAGAATCACCGAAAAACTGGAAGAACTTGCCAAACCCACCAAAAACCAGAATGAAATTGCCCAGGTGGGTACCATTTCCGCCAACAGTGACGAAACCATCGGTAACATCATTGCCGAGGCCATGGACAAAGTGGGCAAAGAAGGCGTAATTACCGTGGAAGAAGCCAAATCCATGGAAACTACCCTGGAAGTGGTGGAAGGCATGCAGTTTGACAGAGGATATCTGTCTCCCTATTTTGCCACAGATACCGAAAAAATGGTGGCAGCCATGGAAAATCCCTATGTGCTGATCTGTGACAAAAAAATCTCTTCCATGAAAGATCTGCTGCCGATCCTGGAAAGCATTGCCAAAACCGGCAAACCCCTGGTGATCATTGCGGAAGATATCGAAGGCGAAGCTTTGGCTACGCTGGTGGTGAACAAACTGCGCGGCACCCTGAACGTGGCAGCTGTGAAAGCGCCGGGTTTCGGTGACAGAAGAAAAGCCATGCTGGAAGATATCGCCATTCTCACCGGCGGCCAGGTGGTGTCCGAAGATATCGGCATCAAACTGGAAAATGTGACCCTCCAGGATCTGGGACAGGCCAAATCCATCAGCATCGATAAAGACAACACCACCATCGTGGACGGTGCCGGTTCCAGAGAAGCTTTGGAAGGCCGGGTGAAAATGATCCGTGCCCAGGTGGAAGAAACCTCTTCCGACTATGACAGAGAAAAACTCCAGGAACGCCTGGCCAAACTGGTGGGCGGTGTGGCCGTCATCAATGTGGGCGCTGCCACTGAAACCGAGATGAAGGAAAAGAAAGCCCGGGTGGAAGATGCTTTGAACGCAACCCGAGCCGCTGTGGAAGAAGGCATTGTTCCCGGCGGTGGCGTGGCCCTGGTCCGGTGCCTTGACGCACTCAAGGATCTGGATGTGGAAGGCGAGGAAAAACTGGGGGTTGCCGTGGTGGCCAGAGCCATTGAAGAGCCCCTGCGCAAGATTGCCGATAACGCCGGTGTGGAAGGCTCTGTCGTCATCAACAAGGTCAAGGAAGGCAAAGGCGCGTTTGGTTACAACGCCAGAACCGATGTGTATGAAGACCTGATCGAGGCCGGTGTCATCGATCCCAAGAAAGTGGTGCGGTTTGCGTTGCAGAACGCTGCATCCGTGGCATCTGTGATGCTCACCACCGAAGCCATGATCGCTGAGAAGAAAGAAGACAACCCGGCACCTCCGATGCCCGGCGGCGGTATGGGCGGCATGGGCGGCATGGGCGGCATGATGTAG
- the groES gene encoding co-chaperone GroES, translated as MSLRPLSDRILVQRTAEDEKTKGGIIIPDTAKEKPAEGKVVATGNGRMGEDGKLLPMDVKVGDRVLFSKYGGTDVKIDGEDYLILRQDDVLGVIE; from the coding sequence ATGAGTTTGAGACCATTGAGTGACAGAATTCTGGTACAGCGTACCGCAGAAGATGAAAAAACCAAAGGCGGTATCATTATTCCGGATACAGCCAAGGAAAAACCGGCTGAGGGAAAAGTAGTGGCCACGGGTAACGGCCGGATGGGCGAAGACGGCAAACTGCTGCCCATGGATGTCAAAGTGGGTGACCGGGTATTGTTCAGCAAATACGGCGGCACGGATGTAAAAATCGATGGCGAAGATTACCTGATCCTGCGCCAGGATGATGTACTGGGCGTTATCGAATAA
- a CDS encoding FmdB family zinc ribbon protein, with the protein MPVYEYQCSACKHIEEAFQKISDAPLTVCPKCHGPLSKIISHSSFHLKGSGWYVTDYGGTKTRAENNLDKSSAEPAKSTCAAASEPSKKKDDK; encoded by the coding sequence ATGCCGGTTTATGAGTATCAGTGTTCAGCATGTAAACATATTGAAGAAGCCTTTCAAAAAATTTCAGATGCGCCGTTGACGGTATGCCCCAAATGCCATGGGCCCCTGAGCAAAATCATATCTCACAGCTCTTTCCATTTGAAGGGATCCGGCTGGTATGTCACCGATTACGGCGGAACCAAAACCCGGGCGGAGAATAATTTGGACAAATCTTCGGCCGAACCCGCGAAATCAACGTGTGCTGCGGCATCCGAACCATCCAAAAAGAAAGATGACAAATAG